A portion of the Bdellovibrio bacteriovorus genome contains these proteins:
- a CDS encoding type II toxin-antitoxin system death-on-curing family toxin, translating into MKVTLYPTLSEVLELHRILIERFGGSSGIRDLGLLQSALMRPQTGYYSTLSLEAAALLQSLCQSPAFLDGNKRVAFAVTAIFLRMNGYRLKVDADNGERFLIDQVIGKKAAIEEIAAWLEKYMRAVK; encoded by the coding sequence GTGAAGGTCACTCTTTATCCCACACTCAGTGAAGTTTTAGAGCTTCATCGCATTCTTATTGAACGCTTTGGGGGCTCTAGTGGTATTCGTGATCTGGGGTTGCTACAAAGTGCATTGATGCGCCCGCAGACGGGTTATTATTCTACATTATCGCTTGAGGCGGCGGCCTTGTTACAAAGCCTTTGTCAGAGCCCCGCATTCCTTGATGGGAATAAGCGCGTGGCCTTTGCGGTCACGGCGATTTTTTTGCGCATGAATGGATATCGTCTTAAGGTTGATGCGGATAATGGTGAAAGGTTTCTAATCGATCAAGTCATTGGCAAAAAAGCGGCGATTGAAGAGATTGCCGCTTGGCTTGAAAAATATATGCGTGCGGTGAAATAG
- a CDS encoding competence protein CoiA — translation MNYLREMQYALVDNTRAEATKGLKGICPGCGLIVRAKCGSKVIHHWAHENRVQCDSWWENETAWHRAWKELFPAECREVTHHAVDGEIHRADIKTPSGIYIEVQHSQITDLERLARERFYKNLVWIVDAKPFRNNFRLAHMLPHHDSDIAQDLVWYKAEWGLEGTISGLFYRKSQNPDASSWVYVEGTHHIERELKLAYRGQHQYVWKKPRTTWIEATVPVYLDFGEEWLCRLEQYGNTNLKILRLISKVQFLRDCMLEVDVKKIADNPFKLKNS, via the coding sequence TTGAATTACCTTCGCGAGATGCAATACGCATTGGTAGACAATACAAGAGCTGAAGCCACCAAAGGGTTAAAGGGAATATGTCCCGGATGTGGATTAATTGTGCGTGCCAAGTGCGGATCCAAAGTTATTCATCACTGGGCACATGAAAATCGTGTTCAATGTGATTCGTGGTGGGAAAATGAGACTGCCTGGCATAGAGCATGGAAAGAACTTTTTCCTGCTGAGTGCCGCGAAGTTACTCATCATGCAGTGGACGGCGAAATACACAGGGCTGATATTAAAACACCTTCGGGAATTTATATTGAAGTTCAACACTCCCAAATTACTGATCTAGAGCGCCTTGCAAGAGAAAGATTTTATAAAAATCTTGTTTGGATAGTTGATGCAAAACCTTTCCGCAATAACTTTCGGCTGGCACACATGCTACCACATCATGACAGTGATATTGCTCAAGATCTGGTTTGGTATAAAGCAGAGTGGGGACTTGAGGGAACCATCTCGGGATTATTTTATCGTAAGTCACAAAACCCAGATGCTTCCAGTTGGGTATATGTAGAGGGAACACATCACATTGAGCGAGAGTTAAAACTTGCTTACAGAGGTCAACATCAATACGTATGGAAGAAGCCACGCACAACCTGGATCGAGGCAACAGTTCCAGTGTATTTGGACTTCGGTGAGGAGTGGCTTTGTCGCCTCGAACAATATGGCAATACGAATTTGAAGATCCTCCGCCTTATATCCAAAGTGCAGTTCCTTCGCGACTGCATGCTTGAAGTAGACGTAAAAAAGATTGCGGATAATCCGTTTAAATTAAAAAACTCCTGA
- a CDS encoding response regulator, translating into MKYRFLVVDDAGFLREIIKNILVDAGGVCIGEASNGDEAIALVQATLPDLVILDMVMPHRNGIQTAQAIKELHPEMKIIGCSTIDEEAIIQKACTSGFDAYVTKPFSKEDIVQNVLKVFPHLGESINGRT; encoded by the coding sequence ATGAAATATCGTTTCTTGGTTGTCGATGACGCCGGCTTTTTAAGAGAGATCATAAAAAATATCCTGGTAGATGCTGGGGGAGTTTGCATTGGTGAAGCTTCTAACGGAGACGAAGCCATCGCACTTGTCCAAGCGACTCTACCCGATCTGGTGATTTTGGATATGGTCATGCCTCATCGCAATGGCATTCAAACGGCGCAAGCGATCAAAGAACTTCATCCCGAAATGAAAATCATCGGCTGTTCGACGATTGACGAAGAGGCGATTATTCAAAAGGCATGTACGTCGGGTTTTGATGCTTACGTGACCAAGCCATTTTCTAAAGAAGATATTGTTCAAAATGTTTTAAAGGTCTTTCCTCATCTAGGAGAATCCATAAATGGAAGAACTTAA
- the groL gene encoding chaperonin GroEL (60 kDa chaperone family; promotes refolding of misfolded polypeptides especially under stressful conditions; forms two stacked rings of heptamers to form a barrel-shaped 14mer; ends can be capped by GroES; misfolded proteins enter the barrel where they are refolded when GroES binds): MSKVLVFSEDARANILKGVNTLANAVKVTLGPKGRNVVIDKSFGSPLITKDGVTVAKEIELENKFENMGAQMVKEVASKTNDEAGDGTTTATVLAQAIYREGAKLVSAGHNPMSIKRGIDKAVGIVIEELKAMSKPVKGSNEVAQVGAISANNDKEIGTMLADAMDKVGREGVITIEESKTAKTEVTTVEGMQFDRGYLSPYFVTNAERMEAVLENAYVLVYDKKISSMKDMISILEGVAKQGRQLLIIAEDVEGEALATLVVNKLRGTLHIAAVKAPGFGDRRKAMLEDIAILTGAKVISEDIGRKLEQATVADLGVAKRIVVDKDNTTVIDGAGKKADIQGRVAAIKAQIEETSSDYDKEKLKERLAKLAGGVAVIHVGAPSEVEMKEKKHRVEDALNATRAAVEEGIVAGGGTALLRASAKIDKSKFSEEEQFGAVIIKRACEEPIRQIAANAGLDGAIVLDRILQNKSNTWGFNAYSDEYTDLIKDGVIDPVKVVRCALTNAASVSSLMLTTETMIAEAPKKDAPAAMPGGDHHGMGGMGGMM, encoded by the coding sequence ATGAGTAAAGTATTAGTATTCTCAGAAGACGCTCGTGCGAACATCCTTAAAGGTGTTAACACTCTTGCGAATGCAGTAAAAGTAACTCTTGGACCTAAAGGTCGCAACGTAGTTATCGACAAATCTTTCGGTTCACCACTTATCACTAAAGACGGTGTGACTGTTGCTAAAGAAATCGAACTTGAAAACAAATTTGAAAACATGGGCGCGCAGATGGTTAAAGAAGTTGCTTCTAAAACCAATGACGAAGCCGGTGACGGTACAACAACAGCAACTGTTCTTGCGCAAGCGATCTATCGCGAAGGTGCGAAACTAGTTTCTGCAGGTCACAACCCAATGTCTATCAAACGTGGTATCGACAAAGCTGTTGGTATCGTGATTGAAGAGCTTAAAGCGATGTCTAAACCTGTTAAAGGTTCAAACGAAGTTGCTCAAGTTGGTGCGATCTCTGCAAACAACGATAAAGAAATCGGAACTATGCTTGCAGATGCGATGGATAAAGTAGGCCGTGAAGGCGTTATCACTATCGAAGAATCAAAAACTGCTAAAACTGAAGTAACAACTGTTGAAGGTATGCAATTTGACCGTGGTTACCTTTCTCCATACTTCGTAACTAACGCAGAAAGAATGGAAGCGGTTCTTGAAAACGCTTATGTTCTTGTTTACGACAAAAAAATCTCTTCAATGAAAGACATGATTTCTATTCTTGAAGGCGTTGCAAAACAAGGTCGTCAATTGTTGATCATCGCAGAAGACGTTGAAGGTGAAGCATTGGCTACTTTGGTAGTTAATAAACTTCGCGGAACTCTTCACATTGCTGCGGTTAAGGCTCCAGGCTTTGGTGATCGTCGTAAAGCTATGCTTGAAGATATCGCTATCTTGACTGGCGCGAAGGTGATCTCTGAAGATATCGGCCGCAAACTAGAGCAAGCTACTGTTGCTGACCTAGGTGTTGCAAAACGCATCGTTGTCGATAAAGACAACACAACTGTGATCGATGGCGCTGGTAAAAAAGCAGACATCCAAGGTCGCGTTGCTGCTATCAAAGCACAAATCGAAGAAACTTCTTCTGACTACGATAAAGAAAAATTGAAAGAGCGTTTAGCGAAATTGGCTGGCGGCGTAGCTGTTATCCACGTTGGTGCTCCTTCTGAAGTCGAAATGAAAGAGAAAAAACACCGTGTAGAAGACGCTTTGAACGCGACTCGCGCGGCGGTTGAAGAAGGTATCGTCGCTGGTGGTGGTACTGCTTTGCTTCGCGCTTCTGCAAAAATCGACAAATCTAAATTCTCTGAAGAAGAGCAATTTGGTGCGGTTATCATCAAACGTGCTTGTGAAGAGCCAATCCGTCAAATCGCGGCGAATGCGGGTCTTGATGGCGCGATCGTTTTAGATCGTATCCTTCAAAACAAATCAAACACTTGGGGTTTCAACGCATACTCTGATGAATACACAGATCTAATTAAAGATGGTGTTATCGATCCAGTTAAAGTTGTTCGTTGTGCATTGACGAACGCAGCGTCTGTATCTTCATTGATGCTTACTACTGAAACTATGATTGCTGAAGCTCCGAAAAAAGATGCTCCAGCAGCTATGCCTGGTGGCGATCACCACGGCATGGGTGGTATGGGCGGCATGATGTAG
- the groES gene encoding co-chaperone GroES, with product MAKNEIGVRPLHDRILVRRMAEEEKTAGGLFIPDTAKEKPQRGEIIATGKGRITEDGKILPLEVKVGDKVLFGRYSGTELKLEGQEFLMMREEDILGVFN from the coding sequence ATGGCTAAGAACGAAATCGGCGTTCGCCCTCTTCATGACAGAATTTTGGTTCGCAGAATGGCGGAAGAAGAAAAAACCGCTGGCGGACTTTTCATCCCAGACACAGCTAAAGAAAAACCACAACGTGGTGAAATCATCGCGACTGGTAAAGGTCGTATCACTGAAGACGGAAAAATTTTGCCGTTGGAAGTAAAAGTTGGCGATAAAGTTCTTTTCGGACGCTACTCAGGCACGGAATTAAAACTTGAAGGCCAAGAATTCCTAATGATGCGCGAAGAAGACATCCTAGGCGTATTCAACTAA